The window CATGAGTGGCAGATGGCCGAGCGCTAGCAAGATGCCTACTGGCTCTACATCGTGGAGAATGCGCTGACGGAGCCAAAGTTGTACATCGTTCAAAACCCGTTTGTTCGCTTAAAGGCCCAACCTATTACAGGTATCATCAAAGTAATCTTAGACGGCTGGAGGGAGGCGGCGTCATGAGTCCCGAACGGCTTCGGCAACTCATCCAGCAGGGCGAAAGCATGGATGTGGAATTCAAGAGCGAAAGACAGCGGCAACTATCGGACGATGAAATCGTCCAGGCGGTTGTATGCATGGCAAACCGTCCTGGTCGCCAGAGTGGCTACATTCTCATCGGCGTAGAAGACGATGGGCAACTCACTGGAGCTCGTCCCCGTCATGAAACAACAACCGACCCTGTTCGCCTCCAGGCTCTTATTGCCAACCGTACCCGTCCGTCCTTACCGGTTCAAGTACATGTCGTGCTATTGCAGCCAGAGGACGTGGAAATCATCGTCATTGAAGTCCTACCTGTTAGCCTACCTGTAGGCACAGCCAATGGTGTCTATTTGCGGCGTGCCATCGGTGGGCGGGGTAAGCCCGAATGTCTTCCAATGCATTTCCACGATATGCAATCCCTACAGGCGACGCGAGGGCTCCTGGATTACTCCGCCGTTGTTGTGAAAGACGCGGCTTGGGACGATTTGGACCCGTTGGAATTTGAACGTTTCCGCCGTTTTATTCGGGAAAGCCGAGGGCAAGGCGATGAAACCCTTCTGGAACTCTCCGATGAGGAACTGGCGAAAGCCTTAGGTGCTGTGGAAGCCAACCACGCTGTCACCCATATCCGAGTGTTAGGGCTTTTGCTTTTCGGCAAAGAAACTTCGTTGCGCCGCTTTCTGCCCACCCACGAAGTTGCCTTCCAAGTACTGCGAGGGCAACAAGTGGAAGTGAATGAGTTTTTCCACTACCCTTTGCTGCGTGTAATGGAAGAAGTGCTCCAACGATTCCGCTCCCGCCACCGTGAGGAAGAGGTCATGGTGGGGCTTTTACGGGTCGGTGTGCCCGAATACTCTGAGCGGGCCTTTCGGGAAGCTGTCGCCAACGCCCTTATCCATCGTGACTATGCCCGCGCGGGAGCCGTGCATATCCAGTGGTATGACGACCACATTGAAATCAGCAACCCAGGCGGGTTTCCCGAAGGGGTGCATCTGGGCAACATCCTTGTCACTCCACCCCGTCCCCGTAATCCCCTACTGGCAGACGCCTTTAAGCGGGCGGGCGTGGTGGAGCGCACAGGACGAGGCATTGACATCATCTTCACAGAGCAACTCCGTAATGGGCGACCTGCTCCTTCCTACGAGCGAAGCACTCCGACAGATGTTGTCCTCGTGCTCCCTGGTGGACAGGCAAATTTGGCATTCGTGCGGTTAGTGGTGGAAGAAAATCAAGCGGGACGACCTTTGGGGTTAGATGGATTGCTCCTTCTCAACGCCCTTTGGCAGGAACGGAGCATCACGGTTGTCCAAGCGTCCCAACTCCTGCAAAAGCCTGAACCTGATGCTCGTGCCGTACTGGAACGATTGGTGGAAGCGGGATTGGTGGAAGGACGGGGTGAGCGTAAGGGACGCACCTATCACCTCTCAGCCAATACCTACCGCCGACTGGGCATCCCATCCGCTTATGTTCACCGACGTGGTTTTGAGCCGTTACAGCAGGAGCAAATGGTGTTGCAGTATGTGCAGAAATACGGGCGTATCACCCGGCGAGAAGTGGCTGAACTGTGCCAGATTTCGTCGCCCCAAGCCCGCAATTTGCTTGCAAAACTCGTTCAAAAAGGCGTACTCTTACGCAGAGGTCAACGAAGGGGCATCTTTTATGTCCCGTCCACAATTGTGGATGAGTCCAAAACGTAAATGGACAAGTCCACAAATTTGAGTCGTCGTCCAAAACGGGGGCGTACTTGGCGTTGAAAGCCACGGGACTTGGTAGGGAGGCGTTTTGAAATGCCAGCCCCCAACACCTGGAACTGGCTGAAGGAGCAGGATGAAGGACAGTTTCTGGAGCGAAAGAGTTGCTATGACCGCTCATCGAGGCTGAGTAGACCCCGACCCGTGAAGGAGGTGCTGTGGGATTTGGCGGAAGCGCTGGTGGCGATGGGAAATGCCGATGGTAGCACCGTCGCTGTCGGACCGGAAGACGATGGAACGGTAATGGGTGTTCCATCGCGTTACCAATTCCGGCAGACCCAATGGCGATTGAGTGACGACGTCTGCCTCCGACTGAACTTTTGCGTCCACGAAATCTCCCTTGAGGAGCAAAGGGTTTGGGTCTCTGAGACGGATTGGAGTCCTAAGGTGCAGCAACTTTTGGACGCTATTTTGTATTTGGAACGGGGCACAAAACTGTCTTTTCCTGCCAGGGACATAGATGCCATGAAGGTATCTGAGGATTTCCCGCTGGTCGGTTCTGAACGGATGGTTGGAACCCGTAGGCGAAAAGCGGGGCAGGCGTTATGTCCCAGGTGAGCGTGTTATCAAACCGTCTTGGTAAATCCGTTTCAAAATGAAAGTGTGCGATAACGAACACAAAAGGTGACAGGGGGTGATTGGATGGCAAAACGGTTCCTGATAGAGATGGCGATGCCGATTCAGGAATTGTCTGAAGAAGCAAGGCGGGAGAAAGCTATCCGTCACGGGCACATCTCCACACTCCATGTCTGGTGGGCAAGACGGCCACTGGTGGTCGCAAGGGCTGCCGTTTTGGGAGCACTGCTCACCGAAGACGAGGATGTCAACTCGCAGTTCGTCAAAAATCTTTGCCAGTGGGAAGTCCATGACGGCAACCGTCAAGGACATCACCTGTTGGAGCAGGCAAGGGCACTCATCCGAAGGCTTTTTGGTGATCGACCGCCGAAGGTGCTGGATTCCTTCGCCGGTGGCGGGAGTATCCCACTGGAAGCTCTGCGCTTAGGCTGTGAAGCCCATGCCGTTGAGTACAACCCTGTCGCCTATCTCATCCTGAAGGCTACCATTGAGTTTCCGCAAAAATTTGGACAACGGCTCGTCAACGCCGTCAAGGAATGGGGTGATTGGGTGCTCAAGCGGGCACGAAAGGAGTTAGAAACGTTTTACCCATCTGTCAACGGTGAGACGCCCATTGCCTATATCTGGAGCCGAACCATTCGCTGCCCCAATCCTTCCTGCGGCGCCGAAATCCCGCTCTTTCGCCAGTTCTGGCTCGCCCGCAAAGCCAACAAAAAGGTTGCCCTAATGCCGTTGCCTGACCGAGAACGCAAGCAGGTAGACTTTGCTATTGCGGAAGGCACTGCCATTGATTTTGACCCGTCAAGAGGAACGGTTCAGCGCGGAAACGCTCTTTGTTTGGTCTGCAATACGACAGCAAAAGACAAGTACGTCAAAGCCGAGGCACAGGCAGGAAGAATGGGACATCGGCTCATCGCCGTCGTAACCACACGGGGCAAAGGCACGGGACGCAACTACCGCCTGGCAACCGAAGCCGACCTTGACGCTTTCCGAAAAGCCGAAGAGGCTCTGGAGGAACTCAAGCAATCGCCGTCGCCCTTCGCTTTCGGATTGCCTTGGGTGCCTGAGGAGCCATCCCGGTTGGTTGGTGCGGGACAACAGCAAAGCGTTGAGGCGAGCTACGGATTTCTACAGTGGGGCAAGTTCTTCAACCCCCGCCAGCTGCTTTCACTGTGCGTCTTTGGCAAGTGGGTGCGGGAAGCCTACCGGGAAATTCTCAAGGCCACCGAAGACCGCGAATTTGCCAAAGCCGTCACGACTTATTTGGCGTTCGGTGTGGACTTTTTAGCAAATCGGGGGCTGAGTACCCTATGTGGCTGGGACGCCAGCAAGGAAACCGGACGTAGCGTTTTTGCTGGCCATCACTTACACATGGTCTGGGACTACTTGGAAACCGTGCCAGTTGGCACAGCATTGGGAAGTTGGAATGAGGCATCAGGCTATGTTGCTCATTACCTTACTCGCGAATCCCGCATCCCACAGGCAGGCTTTGCCCATCTCGGTTCAGCAGCATCGTTGCCCTTTGAGGCGGGGAGTTTTGATGCCGTCGTCATTGACCCGCCTTACCACGACAATGTGCCGTACGCCGACCTTTCGGACTTTTTCTATGTCTGGCTACGCCGGACGGTGGGCGATTTGTATCCTGAAGCGTTTCAGACAGAACTGACGCCCAAAGACGAGGAAGCTGTTGTCAACCCTGCCCGATTCGGCGGGGGTAAGAAAGGCGAGCAAATCGCTGAGGCGCACTACGGGCGGCTGATGCAGCAATCTTTTGCCGAAATCCACCGCGTGCTCAAGCCCGAGGGGATGGCAGTCGTCATGTTCACCCACCGCTCCACAACGGCTTGGGAACGGTTGATTCAAAGTTTGCTGGACGCAGGGCTGTATCCGACGGTGTCTTTCCCTGTCCACACAGAAATGGAGGCCTCCACGCATCAACGAGGCAAGGGTGCCATCAAAAGCACCATCTTGATGGCGTGTCGGCGCCGTCCTGAAAATGCCGGTATCGGCTGGTATGCGCAAGTCCGGGCGGAGTTAGAACGGGTTATTTCGGAGCAGCTCAAAGAGTTCTGGAGGGCGGGCATTCGCGGGGCGGACTTTTTCGTCTCCGCCATTGGTCCTTCGGTCGGCGTCTTCGGGCGATTCCGCAAGGTGATGTACCCTGATGGGCGAGAGGTTGCAGTGAGTGACCTTCTGGATGAGGTACGCGCCATTGTGACGGCGTTCGCATTGAAACAGTTGGGTTTGGCCCGGCTGGACGAGCCAACCCGCTTTTACGTGCTCTACCGATGGGCATACGGTGGGAACAGTTTGGACTTTGACGAGGCAAACAAGCTGGCGAAATCCGTTGGAGTAGAACTGGACGTTCTGCACAAGCAGGAGCGGCTCATCGTGCGGGATGGTGAAACGGTGACGCTACCGACTTTCGCCGAGCGATGGCAAGATCGACTTTGCCGGACCCACTGGGAGAAGGCGTTGCAGGATGGGCAAGCTCTCCAATTGCCCGAAATCGACTGGCTGCACATTGCGCTCGGTTTCTGGCAGAAAGGCGAAACGGAAATGCTTGCGGAGTTTCTTCGTCAGGCAGGTATCCAGGGTGACCAGCATCCCTTCTGGCAGACAGCACAGGCACTTTTGGAGATTGAGAACGCCCAACCGGATGGGACGCTGGAGAAAGAAGTACGGGCGCTGGAGCAACTCTTAGGGGGCAAGCGGAGCGTATTGAGGCAGGTGGCAACGCTTGCGAAAAGTGGGCGACAATTGCAGTTTGAGTTTTGATGAGGGAGGTAAAACGTGATGGCAGTGAAAGGCTTAAAGCGGGTGTGGGAGGTTTGCGAACCCCATCCCGATGTCTTCTCTCGTGACCCCGATCCATCGCTTTTTGCCATCAGCTTGCACCACGTCGTTCAAGGTAGTGCTGACCGCGACTACACCGACCCTGAGCGTTTCTTCAACCGCACCTACATGACGAGAGCACTTTCGGACCTCCTGGAGCGAGTCATTGGGCGATTAGCAGGCATGGGACGGGGCGCACCGATTCTGCGGCTTGAGACGCCCTTTGGTGGCGGCAAAACCCACACGATAACGGCACTCTACCACCTTGCCCGTTATCCTGAAGCGGTGAGCGAACATGAAACCATCCGACCGATTCTGGAACGGCTGAACCTGCGGGAGCTGCCGAAAGGAATTCGCATTGCTGTTTTAGACGGACGAGGTTTAGACGTTCGAGAACGACGTGCCGATGGCATTGTTATCCGAACCCTCTGGGGTGAACTGGCGTACCAGCTGGGTAGCAAGGAAGGCTATGAAGTGCTCGCCGACGCCGATGAAACGCGGACAGCACCAGGAAGTGAACGATTGACAGAGTTCTTGCAACGCTACCAACCTGTTCTCATCCTGGTGGACGAGCTGCTGGAATACCTCGTCAAGGCAAGGGCAGTGAAAGTAGGTGATAGCAACCTGATGGAGCAAACAGCCACCTTTTTTGGAGCGCTCACAGCCGCCGTTAGTGCCGTCCCACGGAGCGTGCTCATCGCAGCACTACCTGCGTCGTCGCTCGAAGTACCTATGGACGACCAGACAGCAGCAGAACGGCTCTTTCAGCAGGCCAAGAAGGTCCTGGGGCGAGTGGAACTGATAGAGACACCTGTTGCCCAAGATGAAGTATTCGGTGTCTTGCGTCGTCGGCTCTTCCAGAGCGTCGGGAATGAACGGGAACATCGCAAAGCAACAGAAGCAATGCAGGATTACTACGCTGAGTACGCCCGTTTCTTCCCTGACCGATTGCGTTCGCCCGATTATCGGGCGCGGATGCTGCAGGCCTATCCGTTTCATCCCGAGCTCGTGGACCTCCTCTACAAGCGATGGGGACCGCACCCGCAGTTTCAACGAACACGAGGAGCACTGCGACTTCTGGCGCTGGTGTTGCGCCGGCTCTGGAACCAAAGGCCTGGCTCAGCACTCCTGATTCAACCCCACCACATTGACCTTGCTGATAGGCACATTCGCGGTGAGGTTATTCGACTCTTGGACAGCGGGATGGACGCTATCGTGACGGGCGACATCCTGCAGCGAGCGGTGGAAATAGAACGGCAGCTGGGCGGTGAATATGCCCGCGAAGAGCTGGGCAAGGGTGCAGCGGCCTGTGCTTTCCTCTACAGCATCTCTGCAGCAACTCGAGAGGTAGGTGCAACCGAAGAGGAAATCCGCACCGCTCTGCTCCGTCCCGACATCAATCCGGCAATGGCATCGGAAGTTCTGGGGCGATTGAGAGAGGGGCTCTGGTATTTGCGCTATCGAGACCGTCGTTACCTGTTCACCGCCAAACCCAACTTGAACAAGGTTATCCTGGACTTTGAAAACGAGATCACCGAGGAACAGGTGGACGAAGGCATCAGAAATTGGCTGGAGAAGGTGGCAGGCAGGGGTGTGGAGGGCTTTCAGGTCATCGTTGCACCCGCTGAACCACAACTTGTGCCTGACCGGGCCCAACCGACCCTGGTTATCCTGCCAACCGAAGTGGACGATGCGACAGCATGGATGCAGAAGGCGCTGCAGCTGGCAGGAGATGGAATCCGTACCAACAAAAACATGCTGGTATTTCTGGTGCCTGAGCAAGCACGGATGGCGTCGTTACGGACTGCCGTTCGTCGTTGGCTGGCGCTCAAAGAAGTGGAACGCTCGCACTCCTTCAAGGAACTGGATGCCGAAGACAAAGACCAAGTGCGAGAACAGTTGAAGGACAAGGAGGCAGAGATTGAAACACTCATCAAGCAAGCCTATCAGGACATTTACCGGCCTGGTGAAAGCGGGTTTCAGAAAATCGCCTCCCGTAGCCCTGAGGCTATTAGGGCAAGGACACTGGACGAATTCGCCACCCAGGTGCTCAAGGAAAAGGGTGAACTCACAGACCGGGTAGCGCCTGAGTTCCTGAAGGAAGTCCTGTCGATTGACCAGCAAAAAGAGGTGCCCGTCGCGCAAGCGATGAACCTATTCACGGGTACTCCAGGACAACCGCTCTTGACACAACCGCAGCAAGTTGTTGCTCAAACCATCAAAGAGGGTGTGGCAAAAGGTCAGTTCGGGTTGAAAGTGGGTGAAAGGGTGTACGTGGGCGAAGAAGTACCTGATGAAGTACTGCGGGATAGCCGAGCGGTTTTGATTTCGCCTGAGTTGCCCCCATCGCCACCACCCGAGCCCCCGACCAAACCCATCAGGCTGAGAGTACACACCAGCACGAAGCTGATTTATCCGTTGCTGGTGGTTGCCAAGCAACTGGCAAACCTTGATGCATCCGTTTTGCTGGAAATTGATGACCCCACAGGGAAGCTGGCAGAACAACGAACCGAACTGGAAAAGCTCTTGAGAGATTATGGTTGCTCGTGGGATTGGGACGAAAAAGAATCGTAAGAATATTCTCACTCCTTGAAGGCCCCGGCGGTAAGTCCCGCAACGATGGATTTCCCCGCCAAAAGCGCCACCACGAGCGGGGGAATGGTGTAAATCATGCTCCCGGCCATGAGCTTATTCCACTCCACACCGTACTGGCCGATGAAAACATAAAGGCCTATGCTGAGGGGACGCATGCTCTCCGCCTTTATGAAGGCAAGGGGAACGATGAAGCTGCCCCAGGCCAGAAGGAAAACGAGTATGGCAACCGAGGCAATCCCTGGAGCAGAGAGCGGCAAAACGATGCTTGTGAATATTTTGAAATACCCTGCACCGTCTATGAGTGCTGCTTCGATCAATCCCGAAGGAACGGAAATCATGTACGAGCGGAGAATGATTACGGCAAAGGGGACAAGGAAAACCGAAAGTGCCAGCATGACCCCAAGGTGAGAATCGATGAGCTTCAACTTCGTGAACATGAGAAAGAGAGGAACAATCACGGCGGTGTAGGGCAACATCTGGACCAGGGCGAAGAGAAAATCCACCGGACCCTTCAGGGAAAATCTGAACTTCGTCAGGACAAAGGGAGCAGGCAGGGCAACAAGGAGTGTCAGAAGAAGAGTTCCAAAGGCAATGATGAAGCTATTCTTGATGTAGGGGGAAAGGGTCAAAATAGCTTCCCGATAGTAGGCAAGACTCGGGCGTGGGGGAAAGAGGTACGGAGGTTTGTGGAAAATCTCCTCAGTGGACATGAAGCCCCCTATGGCAATGAAGTAGAGAGGGGAAATCACTAAGGCGACCACCAGGGCGACCAAGGCACTCCATTTCCATCCCCGATGCTTCCGCAAGGTTTTTTCACCTCTCTTCGAGTCGAATGCGGGTGGAGAATCCAACGAAAAGGATGACGATGATCTGCATGAGCACGAGAACCGCTGCAGACTTCCCGAACTGGAATCTATCGAAAGCAAGGGAGTAGGAGAGGGTACTCAAAAGGTGTGATGCCCCTCCCGGACCTCCTCTGGTGACAATCCACACAAGGTCAAAAACTTTGAAAGTCAGAATGCAACCCAGAACGAACGTGGCCACAAGCACTGGCTTGAGCATGGGAAGGGCGATGTAGAGAACCTTCTGCCACCCTGCAGCGCCATCTATATCGGCGCTCTCGTAGAGCTCTTCAGGAATTTGCTGCATACCGGTGTAGAGGAGAATAAAGTTGAAAGGAATACCCAGCCATACGTTGACCGCCGTCAGGGAATAGATAACCACTCTTTCCAAGGTTATCCAGCGTACGGGTTCCGTAATCCAACCAAAGGTGGCAAGGAGATTGTTGAGAAAGCCGTTATCGTTGAGGAACCAGCGGAAAAAAGACCCAGAAACCATGATGGGCATGACCCAGGGAACCATCACCAAAGCCTGCAAAAAGCCTTTGAGAGGAAACTCGTAGTAGAAAAGAAGAGCAAGCAGGAACCCAACCACCATCTGGAGCACAATGGAAAGGAGAGTAAACACAATGGTATTGTAAAGGGCTCTCCAAAAAAGAGAATCACCAAGGATTGCCCTGTAGTTCAAGGAACCCACATCTTTTGAAGTCCCGCGAATGTAAGTAATCAGGTTGACATCTTTCAAGCTCAAAAACACGTTGTAGACAACCGGGTAGAGACCAAAGATGAAAATTAAGGCAAGAGAGGGGAGCAAGAAAAGAAAGAGAGTAACCTTAGGTATTTTCACTCTTTTTTCCCTCCCAAAATCATTCGGCGGGGAGGGAGTCTTCCCTCCCCGCCCTGCGGCTCACTGGGCCTTCGTCCTTGCCAAGACCTCTTCCAGAATCTTCCGCGCAGTGGCCTTGTTCTCCTCGTAGGCCTCGGGGGTAAAGAGGTTCCTGATGTTGCTGGCTGCTTCCTTAAAGGCTGCCTCAGGTGTTTGCGCTTCGGTCAGAGCTTTCTGAAGAGCTAAGGCGAGCTCATTCGACACATCGGGGTACTTGTCCATTCCTCCCATTGGGGGCCTCGGCAGAGTGTACGCAGCCTGCTTGATAAAAATCTCAAACTCAGGGCGCTTTTCTGCAATCTTTGCCGCGTACGAAGCAAGAGTCGGAATGTGCCCTGTCCACTTTTCATAGTACTCGTCAAGTCTTTCCGCGAACCAGATTCGAATGAGCTCCCAAGCGTACTTTGCCTTTTCGCTATCTGAGGTGGTGACGCCCACACACTCTCCACCAAAAGGCAGAACTGCAGAACGCATACCTGCCTCCGGGACTGGGAAAGGAGCTACCTTCACATCGCCCAATTTCTGCAACACATCGGGCAGGAGATGCCAGCCGAATTCCCAGTTCCCGTTAATCATCATTGCCGCTTGACCGTTCATGAACCATATGGTCACGTCACCCTGATCCTTGAGACCAACGACATCCCGAGGAGCATATCCATTCTTAACCAGACCGGTTACGAACTCAAGCGCTTCTATTGCCTCGGGCTGGTCAAGCTCTAAGAGACTCCCTCCGTTACTCCACAGGAAGGGCTCAAACTGCCAGGTACCGGCTTCATCTGCTCCTGCGTAGAACATGAGACCGTATATGCCGAGGCTTTCTTTGATTTTCTTGGCCGCATCTTGGAATTCATCCCAGGTCTTCGGTGGCTCTCCAATACCTGCCTGTTTCAGAAAACCTTCGCGGTAGAAAATGGCCAGGTTATTTGTGTGCACCTGTAGGGCGTAGATTTCCTCGTCTTTGCTCGTTAAGAGGCGATGGCCAGGGAAGAAATCCATCCAGAAGTCTTTACCCAGGTCACGCATCACGTTGTCGGTAATCTTTTGGAAAACTCCTGCTTCGATGAGCTGGGGCACCCAGGGGTTATCGAGGTACACAAGGTCCGGTAGGGTATTGGAGACAGCTTGCTGGAGAATGGTGGACATGTACTCAGCAAAGGGAATGTACACGTACTTCACATCCACTTCAGGATGAGCCTTCTTGAGCTCTGGAATCAGGACATTCTGGATGAACTGTGCCACTTGCTCATTGGGGTTAGAGTAGCTCTGGAAGGTCAGGGTAACCTCTGCAAACGCACCGACACCCACCACCAACAAGAGAACCGCAACCAGCAAACCAACCGCAAACGTCCTCCTCATTCTGCCTACCCCCCTCAGTTATAGATTTTTTCTCGCCACTGAGCACCACGAACTCCAAAAAACCTGCCTTTCCACGCCGGCTTTTTCCCTCTTCCCACCTCCAATCCCAGTCTTGCCGTCCTACCATCTCTTCCCAAAGGAAAATCATCTCCCCCATACCCAAACCGCCATGGGACCTGGAGTTCGGTTCGCCCAGGCGTAGTAGGGAATTGCGGCGAATCCCACTTCTTTTTTCAGGCGAGCGGCTTCTTGGACCGGAAGGTAGAGGCTCTTCCAGGAGCTCGGATTGTTGACATAGCCTTTCCCTTTGATAATTACGATGCCCCCAA of the Candidatus Caldatribacterium sp. genome contains:
- a CDS encoding sugar ABC transporter substrate-binding protein produces the protein MRRTFAVGLLVAVLLLVVGVGAFAEVTLTFQSYSNPNEQVAQFIQNVLIPELKKAHPEVDVKYVYIPFAEYMSTILQQAVSNTLPDLVYLDNPWVPQLIEAGVFQKITDNVMRDLGKDFWMDFFPGHRLLTSKDEEIYALQVHTNNLAIFYREGFLKQAGIGEPPKTWDEFQDAAKKIKESLGIYGLMFYAGADEAGTWQFEPFLWSNGGSLLELDQPEAIEALEFVTGLVKNGYAPRDVVGLKDQGDVTIWFMNGQAAMMINGNWEFGWHLLPDVLQKLGDVKVAPFPVPEAGMRSAVLPFGGECVGVTTSDSEKAKYAWELIRIWFAERLDEYYEKWTGHIPTLASYAAKIAEKRPEFEIFIKQAAYTLPRPPMGGMDKYPDVSNELALALQKALTEAQTPEAAFKEAASNIRNLFTPEAYEENKATARKILEEVLARTKAQ
- a CDS encoding putative DNA binding domain-containing protein — protein: MSPERLRQLIQQGESMDVEFKSERQRQLSDDEIVQAVVCMANRPGRQSGYILIGVEDDGQLTGARPRHETTTDPVRLQALIANRTRPSLPVQVHVVLLQPEDVEIIVIEVLPVSLPVGTANGVYLRRAIGGRGKPECLPMHFHDMQSLQATRGLLDYSAVVVKDAAWDDLDPLEFERFRRFIRESRGQGDETLLELSDEELAKALGAVEANHAVTHIRVLGLLLFGKETSLRRFLPTHEVAFQVLRGQQVEVNEFFHYPLLRVMEEVLQRFRSRHREEEVMVGLLRVGVPEYSERAFREAVANALIHRDYARAGAVHIQWYDDHIEISNPGGFPEGVHLGNILVTPPRPRNPLLADAFKRAGVVERTGRGIDIIFTEQLRNGRPAPSYERSTPTDVVLVLPGGQANLAFVRLVVEENQAGRPLGLDGLLLLNALWQERSITVVQASQLLQKPEPDARAVLERLVEAGLVEGRGERKGRTYHLSANTYRRLGIPSAYVHRRGFEPLQQEQMVLQYVQKYGRITRREVAELCQISSPQARNLLAKLVQKGVLLRRGQRRGIFYVPSTIVDESKT
- a CDS encoding putative DNA binding domain-containing protein; this encodes MPAPNTWNWLKEQDEGQFLERKSCYDRSSRLSRPRPVKEVLWDLAEALVAMGNADGSTVAVGPEDDGTVMGVPSRYQFRQTQWRLSDDVCLRLNFCVHEISLEEQRVWVSETDWSPKVQQLLDAILYLERGTKLSFPARDIDAMKVSEDFPLVGSERMVGTRRRKAGQALCPR
- a CDS encoding sugar ABC transporter permease — its product is MKIPKVTLFLFLLPSLALIFIFGLYPVVYNVFLSLKDVNLITYIRGTSKDVGSLNYRAILGDSLFWRALYNTIVFTLLSIVLQMVVGFLLALLFYYEFPLKGFLQALVMVPWVMPIMVSGSFFRWFLNDNGFLNNLLATFGWITEPVRWITLERVVIYSLTAVNVWLGIPFNFILLYTGMQQIPEELYESADIDGAAGWQKVLYIALPMLKPVLVATFVLGCILTFKVFDLVWIVTRGGPGGASHLLSTLSYSLAFDRFQFGKSAAVLVLMQIIVILFVGFSTRIRLEER
- a CDS encoding ATP-binding protein; its protein translation is MAVKGLKRVWEVCEPHPDVFSRDPDPSLFAISLHHVVQGSADRDYTDPERFFNRTYMTRALSDLLERVIGRLAGMGRGAPILRLETPFGGGKTHTITALYHLARYPEAVSEHETIRPILERLNLRELPKGIRIAVLDGRGLDVRERRADGIVIRTLWGELAYQLGSKEGYEVLADADETRTAPGSERLTEFLQRYQPVLILVDELLEYLVKARAVKVGDSNLMEQTATFFGALTAAVSAVPRSVLIAALPASSLEVPMDDQTAAERLFQQAKKVLGRVELIETPVAQDEVFGVLRRRLFQSVGNEREHRKATEAMQDYYAEYARFFPDRLRSPDYRARMLQAYPFHPELVDLLYKRWGPHPQFQRTRGALRLLALVLRRLWNQRPGSALLIQPHHIDLADRHIRGEVIRLLDSGMDAIVTGDILQRAVEIERQLGGEYAREELGKGAAACAFLYSISAATREVGATEEEIRTALLRPDINPAMASEVLGRLREGLWYLRYRDRRYLFTAKPNLNKVILDFENEITEEQVDEGIRNWLEKVAGRGVEGFQVIVAPAEPQLVPDRAQPTLVILPTEVDDATAWMQKALQLAGDGIRTNKNMLVFLVPEQARMASLRTAVRRWLALKEVERSHSFKELDAEDKDQVREQLKDKEAEIETLIKQAYQDIYRPGESGFQKIASRSPEAIRARTLDEFATQVLKEKGELTDRVAPEFLKEVLSIDQQKEVPVAQAMNLFTGTPGQPLLTQPQQVVAQTIKEGVAKGQFGLKVGERVYVGEEVPDEVLRDSRAVLISPELPPSPPPEPPTKPIRLRVHTSTKLIYPLLVVAKQLANLDASVLLEIDDPTGKLAEQRTELEKLLRDYGCSWDWDEKES
- a CDS encoding DUF1156 domain-containing protein, which translates into the protein MAKRFLIEMAMPIQELSEEARREKAIRHGHISTLHVWWARRPLVVARAAVLGALLTEDEDVNSQFVKNLCQWEVHDGNRQGHHLLEQARALIRRLFGDRPPKVLDSFAGGGSIPLEALRLGCEAHAVEYNPVAYLILKATIEFPQKFGQRLVNAVKEWGDWVLKRARKELETFYPSVNGETPIAYIWSRTIRCPNPSCGAEIPLFRQFWLARKANKKVALMPLPDRERKQVDFAIAEGTAIDFDPSRGTVQRGNALCLVCNTTAKDKYVKAEAQAGRMGHRLIAVVTTRGKGTGRNYRLATEADLDAFRKAEEALEELKQSPSPFAFGLPWVPEEPSRLVGAGQQQSVEASYGFLQWGKFFNPRQLLSLCVFGKWVREAYREILKATEDREFAKAVTTYLAFGVDFLANRGLSTLCGWDASKETGRSVFAGHHLHMVWDYLETVPVGTALGSWNEASGYVAHYLTRESRIPQAGFAHLGSAASLPFEAGSFDAVVIDPPYHDNVPYADLSDFFYVWLRRTVGDLYPEAFQTELTPKDEEAVVNPARFGGGKKGEQIAEAHYGRLMQQSFAEIHRVLKPEGMAVVMFTHRSTTAWERLIQSLLDAGLYPTVSFPVHTEMEASTHQRGKGAIKSTILMACRRRPENAGIGWYAQVRAELERVISEQLKEFWRAGIRGADFFVSAIGPSVGVFGRFRKVMYPDGREVAVSDLLDEVRAIVTAFALKQLGLARLDEPTRFYVLYRWAYGGNSLDFDEANKLAKSVGVELDVLHKQERLIVRDGETVTLPTFAERWQDRLCRTHWEKALQDGQALQLPEIDWLHIALGFWQKGETEMLAEFLRQAGIQGDQHPFWQTAQALLEIENAQPDGTLEKEVRALEQLLGGKRSVLRQVATLAKSGRQLQFEF
- a CDS encoding carbohydrate ABC transporter permease, with amino-acid sequence MRKHRGWKWSALVALVVALVISPLYFIAIGGFMSTEEIFHKPPYLFPPRPSLAYYREAILTLSPYIKNSFIIAFGTLLLTLLVALPAPFVLTKFRFSLKGPVDFLFALVQMLPYTAVIVPLFLMFTKLKLIDSHLGVMLALSVFLVPFAVIILRSYMISVPSGLIEAALIDGAGYFKIFTSIVLPLSAPGIASVAILVFLLAWGSFIVPLAFIKAESMRPLSIGLYVFIGQYGVEWNKLMAGSMIYTIPPLVVALLAGKSIVAGLTAGAFKE